The genomic interval CCTGTACTCGTGGAGGAATGATGAAGATAAAGACACGATTGATCATCATGAGCAGTACCTTCTTTGTCGGTCTCATTCTGATATCCGGTATGCTGTTCTACCAACTTCGTGTTAATGAATGTTACAGCGAACTGATTGAGTCCATGAAGGACCTGAAATCACATGTGTATGAAACCAATCTCCAGCTAGACAGGATGATGTTTGGTTCGGACTTAGTCGAGGAGCATGCCGCTTTTCTGAAAACCTACAAGATGATGCGTTCAGAGATGGACATATTCTTTATAGAAGAGATCTATCAGCAACTGCAGGAAGAGAATCAAAGTGTCGAGAGTGATACCACAACCCTGCAGAATATGTTCCTGATGAATGACGACAAGATGGCGGAACTCCAAGAGAATGTGCAGGTCCTCGGGGAACAGAATAAGACCTATTTGCCAGGACTGTTCAAAGCCTCGGTCTATTATGGTGACGATCTCATACAGACCACTCTCGACAGCGTGGAAATACTCTCGGAAAATTTCAGCGGACGAGTCAGCGTCCAGCTGGACACCATCGTGGAGAACATCGAAGAAACCGTTGATGGGTATGAGCGGCGTAGCCGGATGATTGTACTTACAGTGGTGGGAGCAGTAGTGTTGTTCGTTGCGCTGATGTCCTTCAGCACTATTTCTCAATTGAGAAGAAGGATCGACAGGTTCGAAGGGGGAATCCGGCGACTCGAAACAGGTAATCTGTCACAGTTGCTTTCCGAGGACGGTAAGGACGAAATCAGCCGGATCTCGAAGTCGGTCAACTCCTTTCTTACCCTCTTCTGCAGGATGATAGGCGGAATAAAGGAGCTTTCGGAGCGTACCAGCCGGCAGAAGGAGGAAGTTGACGAAACTGCGGAAGCTTCTGTTCAGGCTGTACAGGAGATCAAACAAGGGGTGAATGGCCTGAATGAGAAGTATAAACAGATGATCGAGCATCTCAGGGAGACAGAGAAAGC from Marispirochaeta sp. carries:
- a CDS encoding methyl-accepting chemotaxis protein, which encodes MMKIKTRLIIMSSTFFVGLILISGMLFYQLRVNECYSELIESMKDLKSHVYETNLQLDRMMFGSDLVEEHAAFLKTYKMMRSEMDIFFIEEIYQQLQEENQSVESDTTTLQNMFLMNDDKMAELQENVQVLGEQNKTYLPGLFKASVYYGDDLIQTTLDSVEILSENFSGRVSVQLDTIVENIEETVDGYERRSRMIVLTVVGAVVLFVALMSFSTISQLRRRIDRFEGGIRRLETGNLSQLLSEDGKDEISRISKSVNSFLTLFCRMIGGIKELSERTSRQKEEVDETAEASVQAVQEIKQGVNGLNEKYKQMIEHLRETEKASAVIKESLDVFSENIESQSSAINQSTASIEEMNASIENVVEITKKRKEASVQMVEVTEHGGEKVEENNRLIEQNADDAKEVEDIITLINGIASQTSLLAMNATIEAAHAGETGKGFAVVADEIRKFAILNNSNSKRIRTVIQNTTKRIEDIFNGSSELLNDFGQIISETHGSDNALSEISGSIQEISLGSNEIMKAMNALNTTTDQIQRRMGEIRTSIADTTSAIKNVYSIGNEVNTEIDEFESKMHEIGQLIIRLNSLNSENSQVIHELNAEMEKFILPAAEGTLVKVDL